CTGCAGGCTGAGTGACGTGAAGCTGGCCAGGAGGTCTGTAACCTCGTCCACCTGCCAGAAGATACAGCTGGCCGTTAGGCAGGGGAATGCAGTTGTGCAGTCGCCCACCACCACAGAAGAAACCCCCATGCAGCAGGGACCACCCTTGCACCAGGACTGCCAGTAATGCCCATGCTGAGCTTATACTAGGACAGGATCCTTTTGGTCCCACAATCATGTAGAAGGGCTCCTGTCCACACAATCAAACAGGTCCTAATCTGAGGCAATGGGAGCTTCTCCCCATTCCTCAGGAGTTCAATGCTTGACCTCCACCTCGCATGATTTAGCCAGTCCTTAAAACAGAAGCATGTTGCTGCATTACCCAGAACTCAACAACGGTATCAGGGCTGTTTCCTCTAAGCCTGTTTCTAAGGGCCAatcttctgtagaaaaaaaacaaacaggccTTGCAACCCTGTGTGGTTGTGCTGATCCTTGCCTTAAAATGCTTCTGCCCTTGGCCCATCTGATGCTCAGcttctctgctgagctgctaGGCACAGTgatgctttctgcattttgaattcCAACCTAAAGGAGTACCATGAGTCATCACGTAACTTGCCCACTTTACCCAACATGAGCAAAAACACTTCCATAACCGTGTCTTCAATGTCACCTTGCTGATGCACTTGCATTCTCCTAAACGCAGAAGTCACAACGCAAGTAGGTGAGTCACAGTAGCTCAACGCTGCCTACCTGCTCCTTTGTGCTAGTCATCTGTAACCTGGAGCAGAGGTCATCCAGCTGTTCCTTTTGCTCGTGCCTCCCCAGACGCTCTAGGTACTCCCGCAACATCTGGATAATCTGAAACCAACAGGCATAAGAGGCAAACATCAGACAGCTGCACCAGGTTGAAATTTTTTTAcgggaaaaattaaattgcagttAAATTGCCAAGCACAGCCTTGATGCTGCAGTACGTAGCAGAGTACATGACCCATAGAGAAGAACACATGCAAAGCAACTGGAGAGCACTAATGGCAGCATCAGAGCCTAGTGAGTCACCAGAGCCGTTGATCAGCCACAGACAGACTAGTCATGATCCCTGTGCCTGGTTTAAGAACAGAGAATAGAGATAGGCCCAGCTGAAGAAGCATAAGGTCTAGCCCTGAAAGCACcaagcttttctttatggctAGCTAGCTTCCCTcactgtgaggagcagggactTCTCACTCCAGCAGGATCTGCTTGTGCACCAAGGATGAAAATCCTTGTGGCTCCTATATGGCTCCTAAAGTGAGGCCCACACCTCATGCGTTTGTCATGTAGCCCTGTGACTGCTTTCCTATTCCATGCCTCCACATATCAGAGCAGGGCAGACCGTGTTAGGAATGCAGAGTCCCTGCGTGTGTACGCCATAGCTACAGCCCCATGCTGtggtccctctcctgccacaaGGCATCTGTCTTACACAGTGGCTGAAGAAAAGAGAGTGCTCCATACAGCCTGAGAATTAAGGCATTCAATGCATCCTTGGCCTACCAGAGCCAAGAGAGGTCCTGCAAAAATTCAGAGTAGCAGTTGGGAAAAAGGAAGgtctctgaaaacagaaggaaaaagtcaaACTCTCCCCAGAGCAGCTAAGAGCCTACAGACAGGTATTTAAAACAGCTGCTAAATTATATTTGACCCTTAAAGGGTACAGGAGACTGCCAGGGGCTGCACCACCTTACCAGAACACGGGACTGTTTCTTTTACCTGTTTCACTTCAAGGCGTACAGCCTCCAGGCTGTGGGAGAGTCCTTCCTGCAGGATGTTTAGCTTTGATTTAGCGAGGTGCAGCGGGGTTCTGCCAGCTCGATCCAAGGCATCAACTCTGGCCCCTGCAAGACGCATGAGCAAGGACAGAAAGTGAGGTCTGTCTTCAAGACTTAAGTGTCCCTGGGGAGTATCAacaggggcagggcaggaaagGGACAGGCTGTAATTGCTATAGAGGAAGCGTTACCTCCGCGCAGCAGTGTGGTGATGACAGGAACGTGGTTcgtgcaggcagctggggagggaaaacACAGGACACACAACTCAGAGGTACTAGCAAACAACAAAGGAGTTTCTGCTTATGCGTGGAGCTTGCTGCTTCCCAAAGGGCTCTTTGCCATGGGCTCTAGCCCAACTGCTAAGGGTAACCTCACGCTCAAGCCTGAGTAGTCTCTCTGGAACAGATCTCGCGCTCcttggggctggcagagggagggaaattGATTCTCCTCAAACTCTGACCCTTAAACCTTTGTGAGGAGTGAAgctaatgaaatgcaaagagtcCCCCCTAGGTCCTTACAGCTGGGGAAGCATACTGTGATGCACAGGAAAGAGGAAGgtgaaggggaaagaaacagcaaggCAGTCTTCACCTCACCTCTCTGCATGCAAAGCTCATCTGTGTGGCACTTACCCAAGTGTAAGGGGGTGTTTCCCAGCCCATCTCTCTGGTTTGGGTCAGCCCCATGGTCCAGAAGCAGTTGCACTGGAAACAAGGAAACAGAGCCACATCAGTCCCTTCCCTTTGCCCCACAGGCCAGGCCCACATGGGCCGCAGGTCCACACGGCAGCCAGCAGGCTGCCTTACGGGTGCTTCTGTTCAGctcatcatcttcctcccagaGACAGGGGATGGAGGTTTGCGCAGCAACGCGGAAGGACCCAGCACAAAGCCAGGCAGTGCCACTGCCCCTGGGCTCCCTCGGGGGAAGAACTGCAACTAAGGACATCCTTCCTTCTGCACCAGTACAGCCCTAGAGCTGGGAGCTCTGGCTCCCCCTTCAGCAGGGGGACACGGCAAGCCCTGGAGCCAGAGTTCAGCTGGCAACTTTGCCAcaaaacacatggaaaacagcAATCTCTGTCACGTCCTGAATCAAAATAAAGAGCACCCTTCAAAATCTCTGCCAGAAAGAGGCTGGAAGACAGaactccccctccccactcacCGATGTGATCGTTGCCATTGCAGGAGGCAAAGTGCAGGGCTGTCCGGCCTTTGTCGTCTGCGGCACAGGGGTCAGTTCCATCCTCCAAGAGTTGCTGCACTGACAGCgccaaggaggagaagaaagtggGTAAGCTGAAGGGGCACTTGATCAGAAAGGGGTAATGCTATCTGCTCGTCTGCGGGTAGATAGACACTCTGCCAGCTGCCAAGTCAACTGGACTTGAACCAGCTCCAGCCAGCATCCCGGCTCAGCAGAACCAGCCTAGGCAGCATACCCTCCACCCTCTGTTACAGCCTTCACCAGCTTCCACATACGGCCATAAAAGATAAGCTACAGCTGTAATGGCGAAGGCTAAGGATCCGTCCAGTCAAATTTTCAAGCTCCAAGGACAATCAGCAGCAAATGCCTACAGAAGAGCATAAAAAGATAGCAAGGATGCAGGGCTAACTCTCACAGCCTTTAGTCAGCTGCATCTCAGGTACTTCCCAAGCTAGAATTAGCATCCTGTGCTTACTATCCCCCCATGGGCTTTCTCTGTAGATCTGCATGgtcattttcttcatctgtgtaAACTTTTCACATCAATATGGACCCGTGGCGAGAAGTTTCACAGTGTAACCACATGCAGTGAGAAAAGCCACCTCTTCACACCTGTTTTGAGTATGCCCCTTCCCAGATTCATCTGTAACTCCTAGTTTTTGCCATACTAATGGTGGCTACTGTTTGGGAAGCAGGCAGGTGAGTGCACCAACCCGCCAACAGCAGTGCAAATATATCCTTAGGAGAGGACGTATTGAAGTGAGCTAGTGAACAGCCCGAGTAACCATACCATCATCTACTCACACTTGTTCCCCCTGCTTTTCCACCCAGCTACTTCTTCAATGCCACCACTGGCACTTCTTGCAACCTGAACTACCTCCTTTTCTCAGATAAGGCGGCAAAACCTGCTcacacagaaagacagagaaactAGTATGACTCTCCAGTATTGGGTATAGCAAAGGCAAAGAGACCAGTAAAAGCTGAAAAGATTAGGGACATAAAAGTAGCATCTACAGCAACGTGTGTAAGGGCAACTGTAAAGGCTGTTATTCCTGTTGTTTTGAGATTATCCCGATATAGTAATCAGTGTGTAAAATAAAGCTCATTCCATAGCTGTTATAAATACTGACAGATTCGCTGTATTTTGAGATCTTTAATAGCATATCCTGCAACAGTCAAGACTGACCAGTATCGGAGACAAGAAACTAGATAGCTCAGACCCCTGAAAGTCACCATTTGTCTCAGCTTCCAGAGATCGAATTACAGTCACATTTGAATTTCTTCCTGTACACCTACTGCTTTAAGTGTGGTACAGAAGTGAAAGGAACACCTGAAAAGATGGAAGTGGCATTAATGGGGGATGTTTGATACTCCAGAAGAAAGACAGGGAGACTGGCAGTGCCACCAGTGAGAACCATTAATGGGGAACGCTTTACCTAGTCCTTCCCTGAAGCCAGTAGGAAATGACATAACCTCTCCCACCCAGTGCCACCACAGGAAACAGCAAAGATTTTTACTTGTTGATGAAGAACAAATTCATCATCAGACACTTCCTCAAGTTGCAGAGTACACAAAACACAGTGGGATTGTAAACAGGGGAACCTGTGTATCAAATACAGGTGTAAAACTCTAAGATGGATTGAAACCAAGACTTTCATAAAGCCAGATTCTTTCATTCTTCCTCTTGACTTGGTGACTGAAGCCAAGCCTTTCTGTACTGACAGAGCTCACAGATGAACTTTATCCATCAGTTCGTGAAACAAGTGTATTGTGGAGCTGAAGGGTGAAGCATGCCAGACAAACCCCTGTTCTGATATATTGGGAGTTTCTACAAGTCAAACCAGTTTCCAATTCTGTTCACAGAATGGCCCGATGAACAGTTAGGCCAGCACAGCTGAGGGGACAGTATAGTCTAAGGAGGGACAATGATAAAGGGCAGATAATATACACCAATATTGCTGTTGGACACTTCATATCAAACCCCACCCCAATCTACAGTATAGAGAGGTAAAGGGAGTCACAGATAGGCCACGAGCCTTCTCTGAAGTCACTGTGAGAGGCAGAGTCCAGCACTGGTTCTGGTTCTGATCTACTAGGTCACACTGTCTCATCATACAGGGTATGGCTTAGATAATCATAACTTCTCCACCTTACCAAAACACTACTCTCTTGCTGCTTACAATTGGGCAAAAGTTACATACCAAAAAAGGTGGAACAGTGCTGTGCTGATTTAGCTTGAGGCAGTTGGAAAACGAACACTATGAACCAGATGCAGTGAAAAAGTGAATACTATAACCAGCCTCACTCTGCTCAGAGAACGAAAAAAGGCTCCAGAAAAGCAGTTTCTAGATTTGCAGCATCTAAAGCATCATGTCTGCAAACTATCTAcatgctcctcctcctctcctaaAATAAAGGTCCTTGACAAAACTGCCCTTCCAGGAAGAGGTCCCAAGTAGGACTGGCAGAAGTCTTACCTGTGTCCAAGTCGTTGCTATTGGCAGCTTCACGCAGCCTTTTCAGagctttggagaaaagaaagcaattactggaaagtgcagaggaaaaaggagtaTTTCCCCACTGAAACATCCCATCCCGGCACTCGAGCTCAGGGGCAGGGCCCAAACCACGCTGGTGCTGGCTCAGCCCAGAGAAGGGGAAGCAGGAGATCAAGACGCCAGGTAACAAGCGCTCTCCTTGCCTCCTCCTGAGGCCGGCCACGGGCCCTCCCACTCCTGACGGGCACCCTCCCCTAGCAGGAGCAAGGGTGCCTTCCCAAGCCGCCCACCGAGCAGATCCGACCTCCTTCCAGAGGCCCCGCACAAGGGAAAGCCGAAGCTTTGCCGGCTCCCCAGATCGGAGCCTCTCCACCCCGCCGAGGCCTGGGCGGCAGCACGGCCGCTCCCCGCGCGGGGCCGGCCGAAGGAAGGGCCGTCCCAGGGAGaggcgctccccgccgcccaCCGCTCACCGTGGCTCTCCTTGCCCGTCGTCCCCAGCCGGCGGTGGAGGCGGGCGGCTCTGCGCAGGCGGTGGGCCGGGATCTTGCCCGCGGGCTCCTCCCGCTGCCACAGGACGTGCAGGTAGCCGAGGGggg
Above is a genomic segment from Gymnogyps californianus isolate 813 chromosome 1, ASM1813914v2, whole genome shotgun sequence containing:
- the ANKRD54 gene encoding ankyrin repeat domain-containing protein 54; translated protein: MEGGGGAAAAPDVGPGPEPEPEPEPEPEPALGAGLALGAAAGAPLGYLHVLWQREEPAGKIPAHRLRRAARLHRRLGTTGKESHALKRLREAANSNDLDTVQQLLEDGTDPCAADDKGRTALHFASCNGNDHIVQLLLDHGADPNQRDGLGNTPLHLAACTNHVPVITTLLRGGARVDALDRAGRTPLHLAKSKLNILQEGLSHSLEAVRLEVKQIIQMLREYLERLGRHEQKEQLDDLCSRLQMTSTKEQVDEVTDLLASFTSLSLQMQKMEKR